Sequence from the Sphingobium indicum B90A genome:
GCCGGAAAGCGCGAAGACGGGGTCGGCCAGATCCAGCGCCTTGTTCGCCGTCCACCAGTTGCTGGCGATCGCCGCCACCCAGCGTTCCCGCCGGACCAGTTTCAGGAAGCCGGTGACGGATTTCGCCGCGCCCTCATTGACGCTTTTCAGGACGGCGTCCCCGATCGGACCCTGCCGGATGGAAGCGAAGACCATGTCGGGCAGGCGGATGTCGGCGGCGAAATTATGACTGCCGTCGATCTTGGACGGGGTGTCGAGCCGGGGAAGATCCTGCCCCGCCAACCGATCCACCTCCGCCTGGCGGAAAGGCAATATGTCGGGCAGGTCGAATGTCGCGGCATCCTCCACCACCTCGCCCAGTTCCAGCGTGCGCTTTCCGCCGTCGGAGACGATGCCGTCCCTGATGTCGCAGCTTTCCCACGCCACGTCCCATCGCGCCGCCGCCGCCTTGCACAGCAGCACCCGCGCCGCCGCGCCCGCCTCCCGATAGGCCTGGTGGAACATCGGGACCGACGTGCCAGCCCCGGTCAGCATCAGGGCGCGGCGGATGGCATATTGATCGATGGTCCATTCGCCCGCTTCCCCGGCAAGCCTGCTCCAGTCATTGGCCAGCCATTCGCGCGCCAGCAGGACATTGGCGTAGAGCGGCCCGATGGGCGCGCTCTGCACGCCTATGGTGCGCCAGTCAGCGCCCAGCTCGTCGGCCAAGATCTGCGGCAGGAGCGTCGAGACCCCCTGCCCCATTTCCGTCTGCGGCACGATGACGATGACCTGTCCCGCCCGGTCGATCTTGAGGAAGGCGTTGAAGGCGGTTTCGCCCGGCGCGGTGTTGAGATTGGGTCGATAGGCGCGGGGCCAGACCGCCCATGCCAGCAGCAGGCCCGCCGTCGCGCCGCCGCCGACCAGCAGCGCGCGCCGGTTCAAACCCCTTTCCGTCTGCTGACCCTGCTTCCGCGGTGCGCGCCCCATGAGACCGCTGATAAAGAGGCGCGGAAGCTCTGGAAAGCCCTATTGCGAGCCGACCGGCTCAAGCCGGAGGCGGCGTATCTCTATTGCCGGGCAGCGGTCCATGACGACCTTCAGGCCAGCCGCCTCGGCGCGGGCGGCGGCGGCTTCGTTCACCACGGCCAACTGCATCCAGACCGCCTTCGCGCCCGCCGCTATGGCGTCGTCCACCGCTTCGCCCGCCGCCTCGCTGCGGCGGAAGATGTCGACCATGTCGATGGGCACGCCGATGTCCGACAGGCTGGCCCAGACGAACTCGCCATGCACATGCTCGCCCGCAATCTGCGGATTGACCGGCAGCACGCGATAGCCATGGTCCTGAAGGGTCTTCATCACGCCGTAGCTCGGCCGATCGGGGCGGTCGGAGATGCCGACCAGAGCGATGGTGCGGGTTTCGTTCAGCAGATCGGCTATATCCTGGTCGGCGGTAAGCGGCATGGGGCGGTCCTTCCTGTTGCTGGGACATGGGAAGGACGCGGGAGGGGCGCAAGCCGTTCCATCGACATGATGGCGGGGTGCGTGCAGGGGTGGCTGGACCCTGCGCCCCTTCCTCCGTCATGCTGAACGTGTTTCAGCATCCATCGTGCCTCCAGGCGCCTTGGCCGCATGGGGAGAAATGGATGCTGAAACACGTTCAGCATGACGATGGGGGATGGGCTGTCCTGCTGTTCCATCGGGCAGCCTTGCCGCCAACCCCGTCCTCCCAGCGAAGGCTGGGATCTCAGGCGATAGGGCGCGGCGTAGCCTCACGAGATCCCAGCTTTCGCTGGGATGACGAGAGAAGAGGCTGGGACGACGGAAGAAGGGATGTCAGCGCCCGTCCCGCAACCATGCGGCCACCTTCTCCGCAATGGCGCGGAAAGCCGCGCCGTGCGCGTCGTCGCCCGCTGCCGGGGGATCGCCAGCGTCGGACCGGCGGCGAATGTCGATGGCGAGCGGTATCCGGCCGAGGAAGGGCATGCCCATCTCCCCGGCGGCGGCTTCCGCGCCGCCCTGGCCGAAGGGGTCCGACACCTCCCCGCAATGGGGGCAGGCATAGCCCGCCATATTCTCGACAAGGCCGATCATCGGCACCTGCGTCTGTTCGAACAGGCTGACGGCGCGGGTGGCGTCGATCAGCGCCAGATCCTGCGGCGTGGAGACGATGACCGCGCCGACCGGCTTGTGCTTCTGCACCATCGACAATTGCACGTCCCCGGTGCCCGGCGGCATGTCGACGACCAGCAGTTCCATGTCGCCCCAATCCGCCTCGATCAACTGGGCCAGGGCATTGCCCGCCATCGGCCCGCGCCAGGCCAGCGCCTTGCCCGGCTCCACCAGATGCCCCATGGACAGCATCGGAACGCCAAAGGGGCTTTGCACCGGAATGAGCTGCTTGTCCCTGGCCTGCGGCTTCCTGTCCTCGCTGCCCATCAGCCGCGCCTGCGACGGGCCGTAAATGTCCGCGTCGACCAGCCCGACCTTCACCCCCAGCCTTTGCAGCGCGACAGCGAGATTGGCCGACAGGGTCGATTTGCCCACCCCGCCCTTGCCCGACGCGACGGCGACGATCTTCAACGGCTTGCGCTCGGCGGTCATGGCGATGCGCACGTCGTCGACGCCCGGCACGGTCAGCGCGCCTTCGCGGATCGCGGCGGCAACGGCGTCGCGCTGCTCCGGCGACAGGCCCGCCACGTCCAGCGCCAGCGACATCACCCCGTCCTTGAGGCGCGGCGCGCTGGCGCGGCCGTCGGTCAGCGTTTTCAGGCGGGCGGCGAAATCTTCGAGCTGGGTCATGGCAGGCCATCTAGGGACTTTCCCCGTCCGGCGAAACCGGCAGGGGGCCGTTTTTCTTGGCCGCCGACATCATTCGAAACAATAATCGTTGCGAAGGGCACTGTTTTTCGCCGGAGAGCCTACCTATAGAGGGGGCATGAAGAGATTTTTCGGGTGGATGCCGGGCATAGCGAGCGCCATGGCCCAGGGTCCGTGGGGCGGCAAGAGCGACGGGCCGGACGGCAATGACGGCCAGGGCAGGGACGGCGACGGCAAGGGGAGCGACGGACCGCGCAACCCCTGGACCCAGCCGGGCCGCCCCGGCGCCAAGGGCCCTTCCGCGATCGAGGAACTGCTCCGCCGCAGCAAGGAGAGCTTCGGCCAGGGCGGGGGCGGCTTCGGCAATCTGCCGCCGCGCCCCTCCGGCAAGGCGCTGTGGCCAGCCGCCATCGGCATATTGGTGGTGCTGTGGCTGGTCCTGACCTGCTTCCACCGCGTCGGCCCGCAGGAGCGCGGCGTCGTCACCCTGCTCGGCAAGTACAGCCGCACCCTCTCCCCCGGCATCAGCCTGACGCTGCCCGCCCCGCTGGAAAATGTGACGACCGTCGATGTCGAGGAAATCCGCACCATCGACATCGGGTCGACGCGGGCGGAGAGCGAGAATCTGGTGCTGACCGGCGACCAGAACATCATCGACCTCGCTTATT
This genomic interval carries:
- a CDS encoding CoA-binding protein — its product is MPLTADQDIADLLNETRTIALVGISDRPDRPSYGVMKTLQDHGYRVLPVNPQIAGEHVHGEFVWASLSDIGVPIDMVDIFRRSEAAGEAVDDAIAAGAKAVWMQLAVVNEAAAARAEAAGLKVVMDRCPAIEIRRLRLEPVGSQ
- a CDS encoding Mrp/NBP35 family ATP-binding protein; the protein is MTAERKPLKIVAVASGKGGVGKSTLSANLAVALQRLGVKVGLVDADIYGPSQARLMGSEDRKPQARDKQLIPVQSPFGVPMLSMGHLVEPGKALAWRGPMAGNALAQLIEADWGDMELLVVDMPPGTGDVQLSMVQKHKPVGAVIVSTPQDLALIDATRAVSLFEQTQVPMIGLVENMAGYACPHCGEVSDPFGQGGAEAAAGEMGMPFLGRIPLAIDIRRRSDAGDPPAAGDDAHGAAFRAIAEKVAAWLRDGR